In one Bombyx mori chromosome 4, ASM3026992v2 genomic region, the following are encoded:
- the LOC110385709 gene encoding enhancer of mRNA-decapping protein 4 isoform X2 yields the protein MQPPTMLPKLSDTTQTIAFAEGDGMSCIEVYSSDVVVTINTGNHDHGSSKVKLKNLVDYNWEPKFYPGQLLAIHISGKYLAYSIKAPNTANPGTCSGMVRVVYNLEPGTDRRALIKGMKGEVQDLSFAHIQNEIVLACIDEQGNFYVHEIEATDSGLRCTLIAEIREDTGIVGSFHRVVWCPYIPDEEDDDPDEDVDRLLLTTHANTARIWNMRVIARAVAGTEGVGGAGALAGGAGTLSAGGHAADLVDAAFSPDGTALATAAADGYVMFFQVCMQNRSPRCLHKWQPHDGKPLSCLFFLDNHNNYNSDVQFWKFAVTGADNNTCIKIWSCKSWNCLQTISFAPEVPNESSLGLKVMLDRSARFLVVSAASGRALYVLGVARDAADTHAHCTALAHFLLPFPVLSFCIADAEQTAKCESSCSDPFHRSESADPAGPSPDDFDLQPDVADSGSECGCVGRAALRLYVVQPKGLQEGRLAFALPAGGAPEEQGGEAGPAAVPSSILQQQSQQLKNLLMRSQVHNEQTDTQPGSLIGQRAESPPIPPQLNLMTPDAFSSPGKREEEDPPLSATPDVSAKPRGSVGGDADRAKGAEGAGKPTSGGSSPSREVQEIMAHNDDAFFADNLEEESPAPPAAARQPEPFPDKPPPPPLALPHSNGDTSWPQISIAQITEANQRKASSDKSGAQSQPLGAACDARLDLLEHKLDKITELLQQQGRELRALRGATWCPRTALDEALQAHAQALDNAVTLGWERMSAAGEAAGAAAGAGAAQAAGAGAARALEPLVAALQHELAAKLTATDQLLRDNIDKLVNSKAVSERLSSSIARCVSEQVRESFRASVTDSLLPAMERAHAQIFRQVNNAFQNGTKEFAAHTEAAARAAAERGGAAACTALRAALDRHADTLAQHPRLLLQHATQAVRDAAHSVLEKELLWWREQARSASLTSRAHSPHTPHAHNPLDRQMQISQVQNMISSGDVNGAFQLALSASDLSLVVTACRSAEPSLVFGPPCQLKQHVLLSLVQQLAADMSKDTQLKHRYLEEAVMNLDTSSPVTREHLPGVVAELQQQVSAFVTASPSHPLARRLRMLLLASDALLKATV from the exons ctCCTAATACAGCTAACCCAGGTACTTGCAGTGGTATGGTTAGAGTTGTGTACAACCTTGAACCAGGAACTGATCGTCGTGCTCTCATCAAGGGAATGAAGGGGGAG GTCCAAGACTTATCATTTGCCCATATTCAAAACGAGATAGTATTGGCTTGCATCGATGAACAGGGCAACTTTTATGTTCATGAGATTGAAGCAACTGACAGTGGACTgag ATGTACACTAATCGCTGAGATTCGTGAAGATACAGGTATTGTGGGATCATTCCACAGAGTTGTGTGGTGCCCTTATATACCCGATGAAGAAGACGATGACCCTGATGAAGATGTGGATAGACTTCTGCTGACGACTCATGCTAATACTG CCCGCATCTGGAACATGCGCGTGATCGCGAGGGCCGTGGCGGGCACGGAGGGGGTGGGGGGCGCGGGTGCGCTGGCGGGCGGCGCGGGCACGCTGTCCGCGGGCGGGCACGCCGCCGACCTGGTGGACGCCGCCTTCTCGCCCGACGGCACCGCGctcgccaccgccgccgccgacgGATACGTCATGTTCTTTCAG GTGTGCATGCAGAACCGGAGCCCCCGCTGCCTGCACAAGTGGCAGCCGCACGACGGGAAGCCCCTCAGCTGTCTCTTCTTCCTCGACAACCACAACAACTACAACTCTGA TGTTCAGTTCTGGAAGTTTGCCGTGACCGGCGCGGACAACAACACCTGCATCAAGATATGGTCGTGCAAGTCCTGGAACTGCCTGCAGACCATCTCGTTCGCTCCTGAAGTGCCCAACGAGAGCAGTCTCGGTTTGAAG GTGATGCTGGACAGGAGCGCGCGGTTCCTGGTGGTGTCAGCGGCGAGCGGCCGCGCGCTGTACGTGCTGGGCGTGGCGCGCGACGCGGCCGACACGCACGCACACTGCACCGCGCTCGCGCACTTCCTGCTGCCCTTCCCCGTGCTCAGCTTCTGCATCGCCGACGCGG AACAGACCGCGAAGTGCGAGTCCAGCTGCTCCGACCCGTTCCACCGCAGCGAGTCCGCCGACCCCGCCGGGCCCTCGCCCGACGACTTCGACCTCCAGCCGGAC GTGGCGGACTCGGGCTCGGAGTGCGGGTGCGTCGGGCGGGCCGCCTTGCGCCTCTACGTGGTGCAGCCCAAGGGCCTGCAGGAAGGGCGGCTGGCCTTCGCACTGCCTGCAG GCGGCGCGCCCGAGGAGCAGGGCGGCGAGGCCGGGCCGGCGGCCGTGCCCTCCAGCATCCTGCAGCAGCAGAGCCAGCAACTCAAGAACCTGCTCATGAGGTCACAGGTACACAACGAACAGACAGAT ACGCAGCCCGGGAGCCTCATCGGTCAGAGGGCGGAGTCTCCGCCGATCCCTCCGCAGCTCAACCTCATGACGCCCGACGCGTTCAG CTCGCCGGGCAAGAGGGAGGAAGAGGATCCGCCGCTGTCGGCCACGCCTGACGTCAGCGCCAAGCCGCGCGGCTCCGTCGGAGGGGACGCCGACCGCGCCAAGG GAGCCGAGGGCGCGGGCAAGCCCACCTCGGGGGGGTCCAGTCCCAGCCGGGAGGTGCAGGAGATCATGGCGCACAATGACGACGCCTTCTTCGCCGACAACCTG GAGGAGGAGTCGCcggcgccgcccgccgccgCCCGCCAGCCGGAGCCCTTCCCGGAcaagccgccgccgccgccgctcGCGCTCCCGCACTCCA ACGGCGACACCTCGTGGCCGCAGATATCCATAGCGCAGATAACGGAAGCGAACCAACGCAAGGCGTCCAGCGACAAGTCGGGCGCGCAGAGCCAGCCGCTCGGCGCCGCGTGCGACGCGCGACTCGACCTGCTCGAGCACAAACTGGACAAAATCACAG AGTTGCTGCAGCAGCAGGGTCGCGAGCTGCGGGCCCTGCGCGGCGCCACGTGGTGTCCGCGGACCGCACTGGACGAAGCGCTGCAGGCACACGCACAGGCCTTAGATAATGCTGTCACACTAGG GTGGGAGCGCATGTCGGCGGCGGGCGAGGCTgcgggcgcggcggcgggcgcgggcgcggcgcaggcggcgggcgcgggggcggcgcGCGCGCTGGAGCCGCTGGTGGCCGCGCTGCAGCACGAGCTCGCCGCCAAGCTCACCGCCACCGACCAGCTGCTCAGGGACAACATCGACAAACTAGTCAACAGCAAG GCGGTGTCGGAGCGGCTGAGCTCGTCCATAGCGCGCTGCGTGTCGGAGCAGGTCCGCGAGTCCTTCCGCGCGTCGGTGACGGACAGCCTGCTGCCCGCCATGGAGCGCGCGCACGCACAGATCTTCCGACAAGTCAACAACGCCTTCCAGAACGGGACTAAAGAGT TCGCAGCTCACACGGAGGCCGCAGCCCGCGCGGCGGCGGAGCGCGGCGGGGCGGCGGCCTGCACCGCGCTGCGGGCCGCGCTGGACCGGCACGCCGATACGCTGGCGCAGCACCCGCGCCTGCTGCTGCAGCACGCCACGCAGGCCGTGCGGGACGCGGCGCACAG CGTGCTGGAGAAGGAGCTGCTGTGGTGGCGCGAGCAGGCCCGCTCGGCGTCGCTGACGTCACGCGCGCACTCGCCGCACACGCCGCACGCGCACAACCCGCTCGACCGACAG ATGCAAATATCTCAAGTGCAAAACATGATCTCATCGGGTGACGTGAACGGCGCCTTCCAGCTGGCCTTGTCCGCCTCGGACCTGTCCCTCGTGGTCACAGCCTGCAGGTCGGCCGAGCCTTCACTGGTGTTCGGGCCCCCCTGTCAGCTCAAGCAGCACGTACTGCTATCATTAGTTCAGCAACTGGCCGCCGATATGTCCAAGGACACGCAGCTCAAGCACAG GTATCTAGAGGAAGCAGTAATGAACCTGGATACGTCTAGTCCTGTGACCCGTGAGCATCTGCCAGGAGTCGTAGCTGAACTGCAGCAGCAAGTGTCGGCCTTCGTGACCGCCTCGCCCTCGCACCCGCTGGCTCGCAGACTGCGCATGTTGCTGCTGGCCTCTGATGCTCTGCTCAAGGCCACGGTGTGA
- the LOC110385709 gene encoding enhancer of mRNA-decapping protein 4 isoform X1, giving the protein MQPPTMLPKLSDTTQTIAFAEGDGMSCIEVYSSDVVVTINTGNHDHGSSKVKLKNLVDYNWEPKFYPGQLLAIHISGKYLAYSIKAPNTANPGTCSGMVRVVYNLEPGTDRRALIKGMKGEVQDLSFAHIQNEIVLACIDEQGNFYVHEIEATDSGLRCTLIAEIREDTGIVGSFHRVVWCPYIPDEEDDDPDEDVDRLLLTTHANTARIWNMRVIARAVAGTEGVGGAGALAGGAGTLSAGGHAADLVDAAFSPDGTALATAAADGYVMFFQVCMQNRSPRCLHKWQPHDGKPLSCLFFLDNHNNYNSDVQFWKFAVTGADNNTCIKIWSCKSWNCLQTISFAPEVPNESSLGLKVMLDRSARFLVVSAASGRALYVLGVARDAADTHAHCTALAHFLLPFPVLSFCIADAEEQTAKCESSCSDPFHRSESADPAGPSPDDFDLQPDVADSGSECGCVGRAALRLYVVQPKGLQEGRLAFALPAGGAPEEQGGEAGPAAVPSSILQQQSQQLKNLLMRSQVHNEQTDTQPGSLIGQRAESPPIPPQLNLMTPDAFSSPGKREEEDPPLSATPDVSAKPRGSVGGDADRAKGAEGAGKPTSGGSSPSREVQEIMAHNDDAFFADNLEEESPAPPAAARQPEPFPDKPPPPPLALPHSNGDTSWPQISIAQITEANQRKASSDKSGAQSQPLGAACDARLDLLEHKLDKITELLQQQGRELRALRGATWCPRTALDEALQAHAQALDNAVTLGWERMSAAGEAAGAAAGAGAAQAAGAGAARALEPLVAALQHELAAKLTATDQLLRDNIDKLVNSKAVSERLSSSIARCVSEQVRESFRASVTDSLLPAMERAHAQIFRQVNNAFQNGTKEFAAHTEAAARAAAERGGAAACTALRAALDRHADTLAQHPRLLLQHATQAVRDAAHSVLEKELLWWREQARSASLTSRAHSPHTPHAHNPLDRQMQISQVQNMISSGDVNGAFQLALSASDLSLVVTACRSAEPSLVFGPPCQLKQHVLLSLVQQLAADMSKDTQLKHRYLEEAVMNLDTSSPVTREHLPGVVAELQQQVSAFVTASPSHPLARRLRMLLLASDALLKATV; this is encoded by the exons ctCCTAATACAGCTAACCCAGGTACTTGCAGTGGTATGGTTAGAGTTGTGTACAACCTTGAACCAGGAACTGATCGTCGTGCTCTCATCAAGGGAATGAAGGGGGAG GTCCAAGACTTATCATTTGCCCATATTCAAAACGAGATAGTATTGGCTTGCATCGATGAACAGGGCAACTTTTATGTTCATGAGATTGAAGCAACTGACAGTGGACTgag ATGTACACTAATCGCTGAGATTCGTGAAGATACAGGTATTGTGGGATCATTCCACAGAGTTGTGTGGTGCCCTTATATACCCGATGAAGAAGACGATGACCCTGATGAAGATGTGGATAGACTTCTGCTGACGACTCATGCTAATACTG CCCGCATCTGGAACATGCGCGTGATCGCGAGGGCCGTGGCGGGCACGGAGGGGGTGGGGGGCGCGGGTGCGCTGGCGGGCGGCGCGGGCACGCTGTCCGCGGGCGGGCACGCCGCCGACCTGGTGGACGCCGCCTTCTCGCCCGACGGCACCGCGctcgccaccgccgccgccgacgGATACGTCATGTTCTTTCAG GTGTGCATGCAGAACCGGAGCCCCCGCTGCCTGCACAAGTGGCAGCCGCACGACGGGAAGCCCCTCAGCTGTCTCTTCTTCCTCGACAACCACAACAACTACAACTCTGA TGTTCAGTTCTGGAAGTTTGCCGTGACCGGCGCGGACAACAACACCTGCATCAAGATATGGTCGTGCAAGTCCTGGAACTGCCTGCAGACCATCTCGTTCGCTCCTGAAGTGCCCAACGAGAGCAGTCTCGGTTTGAAG GTGATGCTGGACAGGAGCGCGCGGTTCCTGGTGGTGTCAGCGGCGAGCGGCCGCGCGCTGTACGTGCTGGGCGTGGCGCGCGACGCGGCCGACACGCACGCACACTGCACCGCGCTCGCGCACTTCCTGCTGCCCTTCCCCGTGCTCAGCTTCTGCATCGCCGACGCGG AAGAACAGACCGCGAAGTGCGAGTCCAGCTGCTCCGACCCGTTCCACCGCAGCGAGTCCGCCGACCCCGCCGGGCCCTCGCCCGACGACTTCGACCTCCAGCCGGAC GTGGCGGACTCGGGCTCGGAGTGCGGGTGCGTCGGGCGGGCCGCCTTGCGCCTCTACGTGGTGCAGCCCAAGGGCCTGCAGGAAGGGCGGCTGGCCTTCGCACTGCCTGCAG GCGGCGCGCCCGAGGAGCAGGGCGGCGAGGCCGGGCCGGCGGCCGTGCCCTCCAGCATCCTGCAGCAGCAGAGCCAGCAACTCAAGAACCTGCTCATGAGGTCACAGGTACACAACGAACAGACAGAT ACGCAGCCCGGGAGCCTCATCGGTCAGAGGGCGGAGTCTCCGCCGATCCCTCCGCAGCTCAACCTCATGACGCCCGACGCGTTCAG CTCGCCGGGCAAGAGGGAGGAAGAGGATCCGCCGCTGTCGGCCACGCCTGACGTCAGCGCCAAGCCGCGCGGCTCCGTCGGAGGGGACGCCGACCGCGCCAAGG GAGCCGAGGGCGCGGGCAAGCCCACCTCGGGGGGGTCCAGTCCCAGCCGGGAGGTGCAGGAGATCATGGCGCACAATGACGACGCCTTCTTCGCCGACAACCTG GAGGAGGAGTCGCcggcgccgcccgccgccgCCCGCCAGCCGGAGCCCTTCCCGGAcaagccgccgccgccgccgctcGCGCTCCCGCACTCCA ACGGCGACACCTCGTGGCCGCAGATATCCATAGCGCAGATAACGGAAGCGAACCAACGCAAGGCGTCCAGCGACAAGTCGGGCGCGCAGAGCCAGCCGCTCGGCGCCGCGTGCGACGCGCGACTCGACCTGCTCGAGCACAAACTGGACAAAATCACAG AGTTGCTGCAGCAGCAGGGTCGCGAGCTGCGGGCCCTGCGCGGCGCCACGTGGTGTCCGCGGACCGCACTGGACGAAGCGCTGCAGGCACACGCACAGGCCTTAGATAATGCTGTCACACTAGG GTGGGAGCGCATGTCGGCGGCGGGCGAGGCTgcgggcgcggcggcgggcgcgggcgcggcgcaggcggcgggcgcgggggcggcgcGCGCGCTGGAGCCGCTGGTGGCCGCGCTGCAGCACGAGCTCGCCGCCAAGCTCACCGCCACCGACCAGCTGCTCAGGGACAACATCGACAAACTAGTCAACAGCAAG GCGGTGTCGGAGCGGCTGAGCTCGTCCATAGCGCGCTGCGTGTCGGAGCAGGTCCGCGAGTCCTTCCGCGCGTCGGTGACGGACAGCCTGCTGCCCGCCATGGAGCGCGCGCACGCACAGATCTTCCGACAAGTCAACAACGCCTTCCAGAACGGGACTAAAGAGT TCGCAGCTCACACGGAGGCCGCAGCCCGCGCGGCGGCGGAGCGCGGCGGGGCGGCGGCCTGCACCGCGCTGCGGGCCGCGCTGGACCGGCACGCCGATACGCTGGCGCAGCACCCGCGCCTGCTGCTGCAGCACGCCACGCAGGCCGTGCGGGACGCGGCGCACAG CGTGCTGGAGAAGGAGCTGCTGTGGTGGCGCGAGCAGGCCCGCTCGGCGTCGCTGACGTCACGCGCGCACTCGCCGCACACGCCGCACGCGCACAACCCGCTCGACCGACAG ATGCAAATATCTCAAGTGCAAAACATGATCTCATCGGGTGACGTGAACGGCGCCTTCCAGCTGGCCTTGTCCGCCTCGGACCTGTCCCTCGTGGTCACAGCCTGCAGGTCGGCCGAGCCTTCACTGGTGTTCGGGCCCCCCTGTCAGCTCAAGCAGCACGTACTGCTATCATTAGTTCAGCAACTGGCCGCCGATATGTCCAAGGACACGCAGCTCAAGCACAG GTATCTAGAGGAAGCAGTAATGAACCTGGATACGTCTAGTCCTGTGACCCGTGAGCATCTGCCAGGAGTCGTAGCTGAACTGCAGCAGCAAGTGTCGGCCTTCGTGACCGCCTCGCCCTCGCACCCGCTGGCTCGCAGACTGCGCATGTTGCTGCTGGCCTCTGATGCTCTGCTCAAGGCCACGGTGTGA
- the LOC110385709 gene encoding enhancer of mRNA-decapping protein 4 isoform X3, whose amino-acid sequence MQPPTMLPKLSDTTQTIAFAEGDGMSCIEVYSSDVVVTINTGNHDHGSSKVKLKNLVDYNWEPKFYPGQLLAIHISGKYLAYSIKAPNTANPGTCSGMVRVVYNLEPGTDRRALIKGMKGEVQDLSFAHIQNEIVLACIDEQGNFYVHEIEATDSGLRCTLIAEIREDTGIVGSFHRVVWCPYIPDEEDDDPDEDVDRLLLTTHANTARIWNMRVIARAVAGTEGVGGAGALAGGAGTLSAGGHAADLVDAAFSPDGTALATAAADGYVMFFQVCMQNRSPRCLHKWQPHDGKPLSCLFFLDNHNNYNSDVQFWKFAVTGADNNTCIKIWSCKSWNCLQTISFAPEVPNESSLGLKVMLDRSARFLVVSAASGRALYVLGVARDAADTHAHCTALAHFLLPFPVLSFCIADAEEQTAKCESSCSDPFHRSESADPAGPSPDDFDLQPDVADSGSECGCVGRAALRLYVVQPKGLQEGRLAFALPAGGAPEEQGGEAGPAAVPSSILQQQSQQLKNLLMRSQTQPGSLIGQRAESPPIPPQLNLMTPDAFSSPGKREEEDPPLSATPDVSAKPRGSVGGDADRAKGAEGAGKPTSGGSSPSREVQEIMAHNDDAFFADNLEEESPAPPAAARQPEPFPDKPPPPPLALPHSNGDTSWPQISIAQITEANQRKASSDKSGAQSQPLGAACDARLDLLEHKLDKITELLQQQGRELRALRGATWCPRTALDEALQAHAQALDNAVTLGWERMSAAGEAAGAAAGAGAAQAAGAGAARALEPLVAALQHELAAKLTATDQLLRDNIDKLVNSKAVSERLSSSIARCVSEQVRESFRASVTDSLLPAMERAHAQIFRQVNNAFQNGTKEFAAHTEAAARAAAERGGAAACTALRAALDRHADTLAQHPRLLLQHATQAVRDAAHSVLEKELLWWREQARSASLTSRAHSPHTPHAHNPLDRQMQISQVQNMISSGDVNGAFQLALSASDLSLVVTACRSAEPSLVFGPPCQLKQHVLLSLVQQLAADMSKDTQLKHRYLEEAVMNLDTSSPVTREHLPGVVAELQQQVSAFVTASPSHPLARRLRMLLLASDALLKATV is encoded by the exons ctCCTAATACAGCTAACCCAGGTACTTGCAGTGGTATGGTTAGAGTTGTGTACAACCTTGAACCAGGAACTGATCGTCGTGCTCTCATCAAGGGAATGAAGGGGGAG GTCCAAGACTTATCATTTGCCCATATTCAAAACGAGATAGTATTGGCTTGCATCGATGAACAGGGCAACTTTTATGTTCATGAGATTGAAGCAACTGACAGTGGACTgag ATGTACACTAATCGCTGAGATTCGTGAAGATACAGGTATTGTGGGATCATTCCACAGAGTTGTGTGGTGCCCTTATATACCCGATGAAGAAGACGATGACCCTGATGAAGATGTGGATAGACTTCTGCTGACGACTCATGCTAATACTG CCCGCATCTGGAACATGCGCGTGATCGCGAGGGCCGTGGCGGGCACGGAGGGGGTGGGGGGCGCGGGTGCGCTGGCGGGCGGCGCGGGCACGCTGTCCGCGGGCGGGCACGCCGCCGACCTGGTGGACGCCGCCTTCTCGCCCGACGGCACCGCGctcgccaccgccgccgccgacgGATACGTCATGTTCTTTCAG GTGTGCATGCAGAACCGGAGCCCCCGCTGCCTGCACAAGTGGCAGCCGCACGACGGGAAGCCCCTCAGCTGTCTCTTCTTCCTCGACAACCACAACAACTACAACTCTGA TGTTCAGTTCTGGAAGTTTGCCGTGACCGGCGCGGACAACAACACCTGCATCAAGATATGGTCGTGCAAGTCCTGGAACTGCCTGCAGACCATCTCGTTCGCTCCTGAAGTGCCCAACGAGAGCAGTCTCGGTTTGAAG GTGATGCTGGACAGGAGCGCGCGGTTCCTGGTGGTGTCAGCGGCGAGCGGCCGCGCGCTGTACGTGCTGGGCGTGGCGCGCGACGCGGCCGACACGCACGCACACTGCACCGCGCTCGCGCACTTCCTGCTGCCCTTCCCCGTGCTCAGCTTCTGCATCGCCGACGCGG AAGAACAGACCGCGAAGTGCGAGTCCAGCTGCTCCGACCCGTTCCACCGCAGCGAGTCCGCCGACCCCGCCGGGCCCTCGCCCGACGACTTCGACCTCCAGCCGGAC GTGGCGGACTCGGGCTCGGAGTGCGGGTGCGTCGGGCGGGCCGCCTTGCGCCTCTACGTGGTGCAGCCCAAGGGCCTGCAGGAAGGGCGGCTGGCCTTCGCACTGCCTGCAG GCGGCGCGCCCGAGGAGCAGGGCGGCGAGGCCGGGCCGGCGGCCGTGCCCTCCAGCATCCTGCAGCAGCAGAGCCAGCAACTCAAGAACCTGCTCATGAGGTCACAG ACGCAGCCCGGGAGCCTCATCGGTCAGAGGGCGGAGTCTCCGCCGATCCCTCCGCAGCTCAACCTCATGACGCCCGACGCGTTCAG CTCGCCGGGCAAGAGGGAGGAAGAGGATCCGCCGCTGTCGGCCACGCCTGACGTCAGCGCCAAGCCGCGCGGCTCCGTCGGAGGGGACGCCGACCGCGCCAAGG GAGCCGAGGGCGCGGGCAAGCCCACCTCGGGGGGGTCCAGTCCCAGCCGGGAGGTGCAGGAGATCATGGCGCACAATGACGACGCCTTCTTCGCCGACAACCTG GAGGAGGAGTCGCcggcgccgcccgccgccgCCCGCCAGCCGGAGCCCTTCCCGGAcaagccgccgccgccgccgctcGCGCTCCCGCACTCCA ACGGCGACACCTCGTGGCCGCAGATATCCATAGCGCAGATAACGGAAGCGAACCAACGCAAGGCGTCCAGCGACAAGTCGGGCGCGCAGAGCCAGCCGCTCGGCGCCGCGTGCGACGCGCGACTCGACCTGCTCGAGCACAAACTGGACAAAATCACAG AGTTGCTGCAGCAGCAGGGTCGCGAGCTGCGGGCCCTGCGCGGCGCCACGTGGTGTCCGCGGACCGCACTGGACGAAGCGCTGCAGGCACACGCACAGGCCTTAGATAATGCTGTCACACTAGG GTGGGAGCGCATGTCGGCGGCGGGCGAGGCTgcgggcgcggcggcgggcgcgggcgcggcgcaggcggcgggcgcgggggcggcgcGCGCGCTGGAGCCGCTGGTGGCCGCGCTGCAGCACGAGCTCGCCGCCAAGCTCACCGCCACCGACCAGCTGCTCAGGGACAACATCGACAAACTAGTCAACAGCAAG GCGGTGTCGGAGCGGCTGAGCTCGTCCATAGCGCGCTGCGTGTCGGAGCAGGTCCGCGAGTCCTTCCGCGCGTCGGTGACGGACAGCCTGCTGCCCGCCATGGAGCGCGCGCACGCACAGATCTTCCGACAAGTCAACAACGCCTTCCAGAACGGGACTAAAGAGT TCGCAGCTCACACGGAGGCCGCAGCCCGCGCGGCGGCGGAGCGCGGCGGGGCGGCGGCCTGCACCGCGCTGCGGGCCGCGCTGGACCGGCACGCCGATACGCTGGCGCAGCACCCGCGCCTGCTGCTGCAGCACGCCACGCAGGCCGTGCGGGACGCGGCGCACAG CGTGCTGGAGAAGGAGCTGCTGTGGTGGCGCGAGCAGGCCCGCTCGGCGTCGCTGACGTCACGCGCGCACTCGCCGCACACGCCGCACGCGCACAACCCGCTCGACCGACAG ATGCAAATATCTCAAGTGCAAAACATGATCTCATCGGGTGACGTGAACGGCGCCTTCCAGCTGGCCTTGTCCGCCTCGGACCTGTCCCTCGTGGTCACAGCCTGCAGGTCGGCCGAGCCTTCACTGGTGTTCGGGCCCCCCTGTCAGCTCAAGCAGCACGTACTGCTATCATTAGTTCAGCAACTGGCCGCCGATATGTCCAAGGACACGCAGCTCAAGCACAG GTATCTAGAGGAAGCAGTAATGAACCTGGATACGTCTAGTCCTGTGACCCGTGAGCATCTGCCAGGAGTCGTAGCTGAACTGCAGCAGCAAGTGTCGGCCTTCGTGACCGCCTCGCCCTCGCACCCGCTGGCTCGCAGACTGCGCATGTTGCTGCTGGCCTCTGATGCTCTGCTCAAGGCCACGGTGTGA